The sequence below is a genomic window from Fusobacterium perfoetens ATCC 29250.
CTATTTCACTTTTAGAAACTTTTTCTTTTAAAAGTTTTTTTATAGTTTCTTCTTTTCCTGTTAATTTAACTTTTTTAGCCTTTCCTAAAGGACGCCCCAATCTAATTCCTTCAGCTTTTTTCCTAGCTAAAGCTTCTTTTGTTCTTTGACTTATAAGATTTCTTTCTATTTCAGCTGATAATCCAAAGGCAAAAGCTAAAACTTTGCTTTGAATATCATCCCCTAAGCGATAATTATCTTTTATAGTCCATACTCTGCACTCTTTAGTCATACAAATATTTAAAATTTCCATTATCATAAAAAGATTTCTTCCAAGTCTAGAAAGTTCAGAATAAATTATTAAATCTCCTTTTGTTACTTTTTTCAAAAGTCTTCCTAATTTTCTTTTGTCATAATTTTTTGTTCCACTAATAGTTTCTTCAATCCATCCATTAATAGTTAGTTTTTCTTTTTGACAAAACTTAATTATTTCAAATCTTTGATTTTCAACAGTTTGTTTATCACTACTAACTCTTATATATCCATATACCATTTCCCCACCTTTCACATAGTTATTATATATTTTAATATTTTTTTGATAAAAATAAAATATATAAATTTATGTAAATATAAGTTATTGCCTATTATTAGCATTAATTTGGAAATGGCTAATTGTTATTTTGTAACTTTGAATTTTTACTGAATATGGATATCTAGAATTTTAGTTATAAGTTTAAATGAATAACAAGAGAAAAAGAGAGACCGAAGTCTCTCTAATATTTTCCCTTATATTAAATTTTAATTAAATTAGAATTTATATGTCCATCCAAATCCTAATTCTCCATAATAGTCATCAGCTTTAGGAGCTACTTCATGTTCGTCATATTTATTGAACTCATATTGATAGTATCCAGAAAGAGTTAAATTTTCTGTTAAAGTATAAGCTGCATTTGCTATAACGATATGTCTATTATTTTCAACTCCATCTTTTCCTTCTGGTGTTTTTACATCTTGTAAAAATTGATATCTATATTCAGCACCAACTTTTAAATTTTCTGTAGTATAAATAGTTCCTCTTACTCTAATTTGATTTCTATAATCATGAGCAGAAGCATCTCCAGTATATTTTGTATATTCTAACCAATAAGCTAATTGAACAGGACCATATGTTATTTGTAATGGTTCTCCATCCATAAAGAATGCATCTTGCCCTCCAGTAGTATTATTAAATTGATATCCTGGAGCTATATTTCCAGTAAACATTCCAAATTTATAAGAAACTGGTATTTGGAATCTATCATAATCTTTTTGAGCTCTCCATTTTAATCCTGCTGAATAATCTCCTATTTTTTTAGAAGCAACTATTTCTAATCTATGATTTGAAGAATTAAATCCATCAGAAACAGTTTCCCCTTTAGAATTTTTCCAATCTTCTGTAGAAACAGACCATCCTTTTCTAGCTAATAAATTAAAAGACCAATCATCATATGCTAAATTTACTTTATTAGCAATATAAACATTTTCTCCTATATTTTCATTTCCAGAAGTATTTTCTACTACGAAATCTTGTCCTACTGATGTTACTGTTAACTCAGGTGCTGCGTAAGCTACTGCTGATACCATTCCAACTGCTGCTAATAAAAGTGGGTTTATTTTTATCAATTTTTATAATAATTTTTCAAAAAATAAAATAACACTTTTTGATATTTTTTTATTGAAAAATTATAAAAAAACAATTAAAATATACTGATAAATATTATAGGAGGAAAAAATGATAATAGGTCTTACAGGTGGGATAGCTAGTGGAAAATCAACAGTAAGTAATATTTTAAATAAAATTGGAATAAAAATAGTAGATGCTGATAAAATTTCAAAAGAATTATCCAATAGAGAAGATGTAATAAAAGAAATTCAAGAAAAAATTTCCATGGATGTATTAAATGATGAAAATAAATTAGATAGAATAAAATTAAAAAATATAGTTTTTAATAATAAAGAAAAATTAAATATTCTTAATGAAATTTTTCATCCTAAAATAAGAGAAGAATTTAAAAAAATCAAGTTAAATTCTCATAAACGTGATATAATAATATTTGATGTACCTTTACTATTTGAAACTGGAATGTATAAATTATGTGATAAAAATATATTAGTTTATGTAGATAAAGATATTCAAATTAATAGATTGATGTTAAGAGATAACATTACAAAAGAACTTGCTGAAAAAATAATAAATTCACAAATGAGTTTAGAAGAAAAAAAAGAAAAATCAGATATTCTTATAAATAACAATAAAACTATTGAAGAATTGGAAATAAAAGTTATGAAAATTTATAATATTTTATTAAAAGAGATAGAGGAATAATTGGAGGAAAAATGAAAATAGTAGCCCCAGCAGGTAATTTAGAAAGATTTTATTCAGCAGTTAATGCTGGAGCAGATGAAATCTATATGGGAATAAAAGGATTTGGAGCTAGAAGAAATGCTCAAAATTTTACTTTAGAAGAATATAAAGAGGCTATAGACTATGCCCATAAAAGAGGGAGTAGAATATTTCTTACTCTTAATACATTGATGAAAAATGTAGAGATAGATTTTTTATATACAAATTTAAAAGCTTTATATGAATATGGATTAGATGCTATTATTGTTCAAGATTTAGGATATTTTAGATTTATAAAAGAAAATTTTCCAGATATAGATATTCATGGAAGTACTCAGATGACAGTGGCCAATCATGTAGAAGCAGAATATTTAAAAAGTTTAGGATTTAAAAGGGTTGTATTACCAAGAGAGATGACTTTTGAAGAGATAAAAAGTATAAGAGAAAAAACAGATATAGAACTAGAAGTCTTTGTTTCAGGAGCTCTTTGTATATCTTATTCTGGAAATTGTTATATGAGTAGTTTTATAGGTGGAAGAAGTGGAAACAGGGGAATGTGTGCCCAACCTTGTAGAAAACTATATACAAAAGATAGTAAATGTAACTTTTTATTAAGCCCTAAAGACCAACTTATGGGATTAGAAGAGATACAAAAATTAAAAGAGATAGGTATAAATAGTATAAAAATTGAAGGAAGAATGAAAGAAAAAACATATGTTAATGAAGCAGTAACATATTTTAGAGATATGATAGATAATATAAATAGAGAAGAAAAGCTTTCTAAGATTTTTAATAGAGGATATTCAAAAGGATATTTTTATAAAGAGACTGTTTCAGAAGATATTATGAATAAAAATTATTCTGCTACAATAGGAAATCCTATTGGAATAATTAGTGGTAAAGAATTATTATTAGAAGATAGAATAATGTTAGGTGACGGAATAACATATCTTTCAAAAGATTATGAAATTTTAGGTGGAGAATACATCAATAGAATAGAAAAGAAAAATCAAAAAGAGAAATATAAAGAGGCAGTAGAGGGAGAAAAAATAATTTTGAAAAATGCTCCTAAAGGGTCTAAGTTTATATTTAAGAATTTTGATAAAAAAGTAATAGATGAAGTTACTGCTAGATTAAAAGAGGAAAATAAAAAAGAAAATGTTGAGTTAACTTTTGAAGGAAGATTAGGAGAAAAACCTCTTTTAAAAGGAAAAGTAATAAATAGTAGAGGGCAAGAAATTTATAGTGAAATTATAGGAGAGAGTTTAATAGAAGTAGCAAGTAAAAAAAGTGCTGATTCTAAAAATATTGAAGAAAAACTTTGTGAAACTGGAGAAACAGTATTTAAAGTTTCTAAATGTAATGTGTATATAGATAATAATATTTTCTTGCCTATATCAATTTTAAAAGAACTTAGAAGAAATTTATTAAAAGAATTAGAAGAAAAATTAGTATTAAGTTATAGAAGAAATTTAGGAGAAAGAGAAATATTTAAGATTCAAGTTGAAAAAGATGAAATAAAAACTCCTGAAATTTCAGTTATGGTAACAACAAAAGAACAAGAAGAAATTGTAAAAGAATTAGGAATAGAAAAAATTTATCATAGAGGATATGATGTAGCAAAAGAGGGAAATTTAAAATATATTAATATAAATGAAAAACTTGCTACAAACCTTTATCAAATATTAAAAAATACAAATAAAGATGTAACAGTAGGTTGGAATTTAAATGTTGGAAATATTTATTCTCTAAATGAGTTTGCTAAGATTCCTAATGTAAAAACTATTATAATTTCTCCAGAGTTAAAATATGAAGAAATAGAAAATATTGGAAAAGTTCCTGTAAGAAAAGCAATGTTAGGATATTCTAAATTAAAGGGAATGTATATTGAATTAGATATATTAAAAGATAAAGAAACATTTAAAAATGAACAGGAAGATTTATTTATTTCAAGAATAAATCCTTTAGGAAATAATGAGATTTATTTCAATAAACCTTTAAATGTTTTGAGTCAAGTAAAAAGGTTAGGAAAACTTGGTATAGATGAAGTTGTTATAGAACTTTTAGATGAAATTAAAGAGGAAATAGAGGAAATAATCAGAAATATAGATAAAAAAGAAAATATATATAGTCCATATAATTATGAGAGAGGAGTATATTAAAATGAAAACAATGACAATTAGAAATTTAGCTACTTGGTTTGGGCTAGGAGATATGCCTAAGGCACCAGGAACTTTTGGGACTTTAGGAGCAATTCCTTTATATATAGGAATAAATTTTTTAAGAAATATTTTTCCAAATATAACTTTGTATAATTCATTTTATTTTATGTTTTTAATGACTTTTTTTGCATTATCAGTTTATGTGTCAGATATTAGTGAAAGAGTTATATTTCAAAAAGAAGATCCACAACAAGTTGTAATAGATGAAGTTTTAGGGTATATGACTACTTTATTCTTAGTTAATCCTGTAGGAGTGAAAGAATTTTTAGTAGCTATTGGTTTGGCCTTTGTTATTTTTAGATTTTTAGATATAACAAAAATAGGACCAATAGATAAAGTACAAGACTTAAAAGATGGAATAGGTGTCACAATGGACGACTTCTTAGCTGGAGTTATAGGAAACTTTATATTACTTTGTATATGGACATTTATATTTTAAGATAAAAGGGAGATAGTGATATGAAGGCTAGTATAATTCTTGTAGGAACAGAACTATTAAGTGGTGGAACTGTAGATACAAATAGTATATTTATGGCAGAAGAACTTAATAAATATGGGATAGAAATAAAATATAAACTGACAGTAAAAGATACAATAGAAGATATTATGATAGCTTTAGAATTTGCTAGAAAAAATAGTGATTTAATAATAACTTCTGGGGGGGTAGGACCAACTATTGATGATATAACAAAAGATGCTGTAGCAAAATTTTTAGGAAAAAGAATTATTGTTGATGAAGAAGATTTCAAAGTAATGAAACAAAAATTTGATGAAAGAAAATTAAAATATACTCCAAATAATATAAAACAAGTGGAAAAACCAGAAGGAGCAGTATCAATAGAAAATCAAGTTGGAATGTGTCCAGCTGTTTATGTAGATGATATAGTATCTTTTCCAGGAGTTCCATCAGAAGTATATGATATGTTTCCTAGATTTTTAAAATGGTATGCAGAGGAAAAGAAACTTCTTATAGATGAAATATATATAAAAGATTTATTGGTATATGGTTTAGGAGAATCTTATCTTGACCAACAAATAAGTGAACTTTTTACAGAAGAAGGAATTGATTATGAATTCTTAGTGAAAGATTTTGGTATAATTATCAGATTACAAGGAAAAAATAGTAATAAAAACATAGTAGAAAAAATTTCTGAAAAGATATATAATATAATAGGCGACAATATTTTTGGAGAAGGAAATGATAGATTAGAAAACTTAGTTATCACCAAACTAAAAGAGAAAAAACTATCACTTTCAGTTGCTGAATCTTGTACAGGAGGATTACTTGCAGGAAAAATTGTCAGTGTTTCTGGAGCTTCAGAAGTATTTAAAGAGGGGTTAGTAACTTATAGTAATGAAGCTAAAATGGAAAAATTAGGAGTTAAAGAGGAAACATTAAAAAAATATGGAGCTGTAAGTGAAGAAACAGCTTTAGAAATGGTTAAAGGACTAAAAACTGATGTAGGAGTTTCTGTGACAGGAATAGCAGGGCCTTTAGGGGGAACAAAAGAAAAACCAGTAGGTTTAGTTTATTTTGGACTAAAAGTAAAAGATAATTTTAAGGTTGAAAAAAGAATATTGGTAGGGCCAAGAAATAAGATTAGGGAAAGAGCAACATTACAAGGTTTATTTTATTTAAATAAAATGTTGAAAGGAAATGCTTAATTATGACTATAGGAGAAAAAATAAAAAAACATAGAACAGAAAAAGGTTTTTCACTAAGAGAATTGGCAAAAAAAGTCGATTTGTCAGCTAGTTTTTTATCACAAATAGAGCAAGGAAAAGCTTCACCATCAATAGAAAATTTAAAAAAAATAGCTAATAATTTAGAAGTAAGAGTGAGTTATCTTATAGAAGAAGAGGAAAAATTAGAAACTTTTCATGTAAAAAAAGAAGATATAAAATATGTAGAAAGTATAGATTCTAAGACTTCTATAGGACTTTTAACATCATCTAAATTAGAAAAAGATATGGAACCAATTATATATGAAATAAAACCTGGCGGAGAAAGTGGAAGAGGATTTTTTAATCATCATGGTGAAGAATTTATTTATATAATAGAGGGAAATTTAGATATTTATATAGAAAATCAGGTTACTACTTTAAATGAAGGAGATAGTTTTTATTTTAAATCTACTTTGAATCATAGATTTAAAAATAATGGAAAAAAATTAACAAGAGCTATTTGGGTAGTAAGTCCACCTACATTTTAATAATTAAAAATTTGGAGGAAAAATGGAGTTAAAAATAGAAGTTTTAAATGCAATGAGATTAACTAAACTTCTTATTGCAGCAAGTAGATGGTTATCAAGACATGCTGATGTATTAAATGATTTAAATGTATATCCAGTTCCAGATGGAGATACTGGTACAAATATGTCAATGACATTACAAGCAGTAGAAAACCAACTTGTAAAACTAAATTATGAGCCAAAAATGGCAGAACTTTGTGAAATAGTATCAGAATCAATTTTACTTGGAGCTAGGGGGAACTCTGGAACAATTTTATCTCAAATTATTCAAGGGTTTTTAATGGGAATTCAAGAAAAAGAAGAAGCTACAGTAGAGGATGTAATTAGAGCTTTTGGACAAGCTAAAGAAAAAGCTTATAAAGCGGTAAGTAATCCTGTAGAAGGAACAATTTTAACAGTAATAAGAAAAGTAGCAGAAGCAGCTGAAAATTATGAAGGAGATAAAAAAGATTTTATTCCATTTTTAATTTATTTAAAAAATATTTCAGCAGAAGCTGTAGAGGAAACACCAACTCTTTTACCAAAATTAAAAGAAGCTGGAGTAGTTGATGCTGGTGGAAAAGGAATTTTCTATATTCTAGAAGGATTTGAAAAATCTATTACAGACCCTCAAATGTTAGAAGATTTAGAAAGAATAATACAATCTCAATCTAAAAGAAGAGAGATGTTAGATTCTACAGCAATGGAAATGGAAGATATAAAATTTAAATATTGTACAGAATTTATAATAGAAAATGGAAGTTTTAATTTAGAAGAATACAAAGAAAAAATAAGTCAATATGGAGATTCTATTGTTTGTGCTCAAACTTCTAAAAAAACAAAAACACATATTCATACAAATAATCCAGGTATCATACTAGAAATAGCTTGTGCTTTAGGAAGTTTATCTAATATGAAAATAGAAAATATGGAAATTCAACACCATAATAATAAATTATTCAAAGAAGAAGACTACACTTTAGTACAACAAAATATCTTAATTAGAAATGAGAATGCTAGACCAGTAGGATATTTTGCCATAGCAGATACTAAAGAAATGGGAGAAATTTTCTTAAATATAGGAGCAGCTGGAGTTTTAATAGGAGGACAAACAAATAATCCAAGTGTAGCTGATATTGAAGAGGGAATTAAAAAATTAGATGCTCAAAAAATAATTGTTTTACCAAATAATAAAAATATAATCTCAGCAGCTAAGATAGCAGCTGAAAGGTCAAATAAAGAGGTTACAGTTTTAGAAACTAAATCTATGCTTGAAGGTCATTATTTAATAAAAAATAAAGATTTAAAAATAGAAAGTGTTATTGAACATTTAAGTGTAAATACTTCTATTGAAATTACAAAAGCTGTTAGAGATACAAGAGTAGATAATTTAGAAATAATTAAAGGAAATTATATAGCTATTGTAAATGGAAAAATAAAAGAAACTAATTCAAGTTTACAAAATTTAATATTGACATTAAAATCTAAATATTTGACTGAAAATACTTTAAATGTATTAGTATCTTTAGGAAAAAATGTAGATGAAGAAATGACAGTAGAGTTAAAAGATGTTCCTCAAGGAATTAGATATGAAGAAATTAATTGTAAACAGGAAAATTATTACTATTATATTTATATAGAAAATAGAGATCCTAAATTACCAGAAATAGCTATTGTAACAGATTCTACGTCTGACTTATCAGAGGAAATGATAAGAGAATATCCTAACTTGGAAATAATACCTTTAAAAGTTAAGTTAGATGGAGATAATTATTATAGAGATGGAGTAGATATCAGTAAACAAGAATTTTGGAAAAAAATAGTAGAAGGTGGGCAATTACCAAAAACTTCTCAACCATCTCCAGCAGAATTTAAGTCTCTTTATGAAAAATTATTTGCAAAAGGATATAAGAAAATTATATCAATTCATATTTCAGGAAAATTAAGTGGAACCCAACAAGCTGCTAGAGTAGCAAGAGGAATGTTAAATAGAGAGGAAGATGTAGTTATCTTAGATTCTAAAACTGTTACATTTGCTTTGGGACATCTAGCAATAGAGGCTTCAAAAATGGCTATGGAGAAAAAATCTTTAAAAGAAATTATAGATTGGTTAGAAGAATCTAAAGAATTAATGAAAGTTTATTTTGTTGTAAAAGATTTAGACTATTTACAAAGAGGTGGAAGAATAGGTAGGGCCTCAGCTCTTATAGGTGGAATATTTAGAGTGAAACCTGTTCTTAAAGTTGAAAATGGAGAAGTTTCTGTAGAAGCAAAAGTTTTAGGAGAAAAGGGAGCTCTTCTTCATATGGAGAAAATTATTAAATCAGCTAAAACTTCAATA
It includes:
- a CDS encoding master DNA invertase Mpi family serine-type recombinase, whose protein sequence is MVYGYIRVSSDKQTVENQRFEIIKFCQKEKLTINGWIEETISGTKNYDKRKLGRLLKKVTKGDLIIYSELSRLGRNLFMIMEILNICMTKECRVWTIKDNYRLGDDIQSKVLAFAFGLSAEIERNLISQRTKEALARKKAEGIRLGRPLGKAKKVKLTGKEETIKKLLKEKVSKSEIARKLKVDRGTLSKFIKNYIEK
- the coaE gene encoding dephospho-CoA kinase (Dephospho-CoA kinase (CoaE) performs the final step in coenzyme A biosynthesis.), which codes for MIIGLTGGIASGKSTVSNILNKIGIKIVDADKISKELSNREDVIKEIQEKISMDVLNDENKLDRIKLKNIVFNNKEKLNILNEIFHPKIREEFKKIKLNSHKRDIIIFDVPLLFETGMYKLCDKNILVYVDKDIQINRLMLRDNITKELAEKIINSQMSLEEKKEKSDILINNNKTIEELEIKVMKIYNILLKEIEE
- a CDS encoding peptidase U32 family protein — translated: MKIVAPAGNLERFYSAVNAGADEIYMGIKGFGARRNAQNFTLEEYKEAIDYAHKRGSRIFLTLNTLMKNVEIDFLYTNLKALYEYGLDAIIVQDLGYFRFIKENFPDIDIHGSTQMTVANHVEAEYLKSLGFKRVVLPREMTFEEIKSIREKTDIELEVFVSGALCISYSGNCYMSSFIGGRSGNRGMCAQPCRKLYTKDSKCNFLLSPKDQLMGLEEIQKLKEIGINSIKIEGRMKEKTYVNEAVTYFRDMIDNINREEKLSKIFNRGYSKGYFYKETVSEDIMNKNYSATIGNPIGIISGKELLLEDRIMLGDGITYLSKDYEILGGEYINRIEKKNQKEKYKEAVEGEKIILKNAPKGSKFIFKNFDKKVIDEVTARLKEENKKENVELTFEGRLGEKPLLKGKVINSRGQEIYSEIIGESLIEVASKKSADSKNIEEKLCETGETVFKVSKCNVYIDNNIFLPISILKELRRNLLKELEEKLVLSYRRNLGEREIFKIQVEKDEIKTPEISVMVTTKEQEEIVKELGIEKIYHRGYDVAKEGNLKYININEKLATNLYQILKNTNKDVTVGWNLNVGNIYSLNEFAKIPNVKTIIISPELKYEEIENIGKVPVRKAMLGYSKLKGMYIELDILKDKETFKNEQEDLFISRINPLGNNEIYFNKPLNVLSQVKRLGKLGIDEVVIELLDEIKEEIEEIIRNIDKKENIYSPYNYERGVY
- a CDS encoding phosphatidylglycerophosphatase A family protein, translating into MKTMTIRNLATWFGLGDMPKAPGTFGTLGAIPLYIGINFLRNIFPNITLYNSFYFMFLMTFFALSVYVSDISERVIFQKEDPQQVVIDEVLGYMTTLFLVNPVGVKEFLVAIGLAFVIFRFLDITKIGPIDKVQDLKDGIGVTMDDFLAGVIGNFILLCIWTFIF
- a CDS encoding competence/damage-inducible protein A yields the protein MKASIILVGTELLSGGTVDTNSIFMAEELNKYGIEIKYKLTVKDTIEDIMIALEFARKNSDLIITSGGVGPTIDDITKDAVAKFLGKRIIVDEEDFKVMKQKFDERKLKYTPNNIKQVEKPEGAVSIENQVGMCPAVYVDDIVSFPGVPSEVYDMFPRFLKWYAEEKKLLIDEIYIKDLLVYGLGESYLDQQISELFTEEGIDYEFLVKDFGIIIRLQGKNSNKNIVEKISEKIYNIIGDNIFGEGNDRLENLVITKLKEKKLSLSVAESCTGGLLAGKIVSVSGASEVFKEGLVTYSNEAKMEKLGVKEETLKKYGAVSEETALEMVKGLKTDVGVSVTGIAGPLGGTKEKPVGLVYFGLKVKDNFKVEKRILVGPRNKIRERATLQGLFYLNKMLKGNA
- a CDS encoding helix-turn-helix domain-containing protein; this encodes MTIGEKIKKHRTEKGFSLRELAKKVDLSASFLSQIEQGKASPSIENLKKIANNLEVRVSYLIEEEEKLETFHVKKEDIKYVESIDSKTSIGLLTSSKLEKDMEPIIYEIKPGGESGRGFFNHHGEEFIYIIEGNLDIYIENQVTTLNEGDSFYFKSTLNHRFKNNGKKLTRAIWVVSPPTF
- a CDS encoding DegV family EDD domain-containing protein, translated to MELKIEVLNAMRLTKLLIAASRWLSRHADVLNDLNVYPVPDGDTGTNMSMTLQAVENQLVKLNYEPKMAELCEIVSESILLGARGNSGTILSQIIQGFLMGIQEKEEATVEDVIRAFGQAKEKAYKAVSNPVEGTILTVIRKVAEAAENYEGDKKDFIPFLIYLKNISAEAVEETPTLLPKLKEAGVVDAGGKGIFYILEGFEKSITDPQMLEDLERIIQSQSKRREMLDSTAMEMEDIKFKYCTEFIIENGSFNLEEYKEKISQYGDSIVCAQTSKKTKTHIHTNNPGIILEIACALGSLSNMKIENMEIQHHNNKLFKEEDYTLVQQNILIRNENARPVGYFAIADTKEMGEIFLNIGAAGVLIGGQTNNPSVADIEEGIKKLDAQKIIVLPNNKNIISAAKIAAERSNKEVTVLETKSMLEGHYLIKNKDLKIESVIEHLSVNTSIEITKAVRDTRVDNLEIIKGNYIAIVNGKIKETNSSLQNLILTLKSKYLTENTLNVLVSLGKNVDEEMTVELKDVPQGIRYEEINCKQENYYYYIYIENRDPKLPEIAIVTDSTSDLSEEMIREYPNLEIIPLKVKLDGDNYYRDGVDISKQEFWKKIVEGGQLPKTSQPSPAEFKSLYEKLFAKGYKKIISIHISGKLSGTQQAARVARGMLNREEDVVILDSKTVTFALGHLAIEASKMAMEKKSLKEIIDWLEESKELMKVYFVVKDLDYLQRGGRIGRASALIGGIFRVKPVLKVENGEVSVEAKVLGEKGALLHMEKIIKSAKTSIILYTGWGGNQSCLSSADSLKTIAERFKKVDYRGRVEIGAVIGSHAGPVYGIGIMDKIR